From one Doryrhamphus excisus isolate RoL2022-K1 chromosome 9, RoL_Dexc_1.0, whole genome shotgun sequence genomic stretch:
- the zgc:172182 gene encoding coiled-coil domain-containing protein 89 has translation MTTKRKKSEIVRRKMYSKSEDKLLISGLTLNVALMDINQKTLDACNTLSAEDLTDTLLLQSRVKEQANLICLLKDRSDELFLQAQTLQEAKTQLEKQLEICQKEVVQKRERAEVVEKRFMDLDANSRAIIVFMEEYKHQNAQLKLVNVELQKENDTLFSQKLHDKEAALERLTQEVKMLTEKFTNKEKGYLEKIAGMETASYAQLTEHQARMASLLEQLHVSQQQHEAAEQMCKDLKLKLHKAEEQNTLKESTMSKSIIGLTKERDKLLRLSVERENIIQEKHEELRRMELQYKEQKKARTRAEEKFKHEADTVNADKRVKFLKVALEEARTKHEMLNKDFEAFKEHSSGLLHKERELNKILRHLRS, from the exons ATGACGACAAAACGGAAAAAGTCCGAAATCGTGAGAAGGAAAATGTACTCCAAGTCCGAGGATAAACTGCTCATCTCCGGTCTGACACTCAACGTTGCC cTAATGGACATCAACCAGAAGACACTGGACGCATGCAATACCCTCTCTGCGGAAGATCTAACAGACACATTGCTTCTGCAGTCCAGAGTCAAAGAACAAGCCAATCTGATCTGCCTGCTGAAGGACAGATCAGACGAGCTGTTCCTCCAAGCTCAAACCCTGCAGGAGGCCAAGACGCAGCTAGAGAAGCAACTTGAGATCTGTCAGAAAGAAGTAGTGCAAAAACGGGAGAGAGCGGAGGTGGTGGAAAAGCGCTTCATGGATTTAGACGCCAATAGTCGAGCCATCATCGTGTTCATGGAAGAGTACAAACATCAGAATGCTCAGCTGAAGCTGGTGAACGTGGAGCTGCAGAAGGAAAACGACACGCTCTTCTCGCAGAAGTTACACGATAAAGAGGCGGCACTTGAGCGACTTACACAGGAAGTCAAGATGTTGACAGAGAAGTTTACAAACAAGGAGAAGGGCTACCT GGAGAAAATTGCAGGAATGGAAACGGCATCCTACGCACAATTAACTGAGCATCAAGCGAGAATGGCGTCGCTACTTGAACAACTGCACGTGTCTCAACAGCAGCATGAAGCTGCGGAGCAGATGTGCAAAG ACCTCAAGCTGAAGCTTCATAAAGCGGAGGAGCAGAACACTTTGAAGGAAAGCACCATGAGCAAAAGCATCATCGGCCTCACCAAAGAGCGAGACAAACTTCTGCGTCTCTCTGTGGAGAGAGAGAACATCATCCAG GAGAAGCATGAGGAACTCAGACGTATGGAGTTGCAATATAAGGAGCAAAAGAAAGCCCGGACACGAGCAGAGGAAAA GTTTAAACACGAAGCGGACACAGTGAATGCAGATAAGAGAGTGAAATTTCTTAAGGTGGCTCTTGAAGAAGCCAGGACTAAGCACGAGATGCTCAATAAG GATTTTGAAGCCTTCAAAGAACACAGCAGTGGTCTCCTTCATAAGGAAAGGGAGTTAAATAAGATACTGCGACACTTGAGGAGCTAA
- the LOC131135706 gene encoding ATP synthase subunit beta, mitochondrial-like, with the protein MLGAVGRGCSGALQVFKPVSNSFKTLSGRHVSLNSGRGYASPAAQAALANGRIVAVIGAVVDVQFDEGLPPILNALEVAGRESRLVLEVAQHLGENTVRTIAMDGTEGLVRGQKVLDTGAPIRIPVGPETLGRIMNVIGEPIDERGPISTKQTAPIHAEAPEFTDMSVEQEILVTGIKVVDLLAPYAKGGKIGLFGGAGVGKTVLIMELINNVAKAHGGYSVFAGVGERTREGNDLYHEMIESGVINLKDTTSKVALVYGQMNEPPGARARVALTGLTVAEYFRDQEGQDVLLFIDNIFRFTQAGSEVSALLGRIPSAVGYQPTLATDMGTMQERITTTKKGSITSVQAIYVPADDLTDPAPATTFAHLDATTVLSRAIAELGIYPAVDPLDSTSRIMDPNIVGAEHYDVARGVQKILQDYKSLQDIIAILGMDELSEEDKLTVARARKIQRFLSQPFQVAEVFTGHMGKLVPLKETIKGFQNILGGEYDALPEQAFYMVGPIEEVVQKAEKLAEEHS; encoded by the exons ATGCTGGGCGCTGTGGGACGCGGCTGTAGTGGTGCTCTGCAGGTTTTTAAGCCTGTTAGCAATTCATTCAAGACTTTAAGCGGTAGACATGTAAGCCTAAATTCGG GGCGGGGTTATGCAAGCCCAGCTGCTCAAGCAGCCTTGGCCAACGGTCGCATCGTGGCTGTGATCGGTGCCGTGGTGGATGTCCAGTTTGACGAAGGCCTCCCCCCCATCCTCAATGCACTGGAGGTGGCAGGCCGTGAGAGCCGGTTGGTTCTCGAGGTGGCCCAGCATCTGG GTGAGAACACGGTCAGGACAATCGCCATGGACGGCACCGAGGGTCTGGTCCGTGGGCAGAAGGTTCTTGACACTGGGGCTCCAATCAGAATCCCTGTAGGTCCTGAGACTTTGGGCAGGATCATGAACGTCATTGGAGAACCCATTGATGAACGCGGTCCCATTAGCACCAAACA GACTGCACCGATCCACGCTGAAGCTCCTGAGTTCACAGACATGAGTGTGGAGCAGGAGATCTTAGTCACTGGGATCAAAGTTGTAGATCTGCTGGCTCCCTACGCTAAGGGTGGAAAGATTG GTTTGTTTGGAGGCGCCGGTGTGGGCAAGACTGTGCTGATCATGGAGCTCATCAACAACGTGGCCAAGGCTCACGGTGGCTACTCTGTGTTTGCTGGAGTGGGAGAACGCACCCGCGAGGGCAACGACTTGTACCATGAAATGATTGAGTCTGGTGTTATTAACCTGAAAGACACTACCTCAAAG GTGGCGCTGGTGTACGGTCAGATGAACGAACCTCCGGGCGCTCGTGCCAGAGTCGCTCTCACCGGCTTGACTGTTGCTGAATATTTCCGTGACCAAGAGGGACAGGATGTGCTTCTGTTCATTGACAACATCTTTCGGTTTACCCAGGCCGGATCAGAG GTGTCTGCGCTGTTGGGTCGTATCCCGTCTGCTGTGGGGTACCAGCCCACCCTGGCTACCGACATGGGTACCATGCAGGAACGAATTACAACCACCAAGAAGGGTTCCATCACCTCGGTACAG GCCATCTACGTGCCCGCCGACGACTTGACCGACCCTGCTCCTGCCACCACCTTTGCTCACTTGGATGCCACCACCGTGCTGTCCCGTGCCATCGCCGAGCTCGGCATCTACCCCGCCGTGGACCCCCTCGACTCCACATCCCGCATCATGGACCCCAACATTGTCGGTGCCGAGCACTACGACGTCGCTCGAGGTGTACAGAAGATCCTCCAG GACTACAAATCCTTGCAGGACATCATTGCTATTCTGGGTATGGATGAACTGTCTGAAGAAGACAAGCTGACCGTAGCCCGTGCTCGCAAGATCCAGCGTTTCCTGTCCCAGCCGTTCCAGGTGGCTGAAGTCTTCACAGGCCACATGGGGAAGCTGGTGCCTCTGAAGGAAACCATCAAAGGCTTCCAGAACATCCTTGGAG GTGAATACGATGCCTTACCTGAGCAGGCTTTCTACATGGTGGGTCCCATTGAAGAAGTGGTCCAAAAGGCAGAGAAACTAGCAGAGGAACACTCCTAA